TGGTGAGTTGGGGGCTCGCCGCGACCGCCGCCGAGGAGTCGTCGAAGCCGCCCACGGCGACATCGCCGGGGACGCTCCGGCCCGCCCGGTGCAGCGCGCTCAGCACGCCCTGCGCCATCAGGTCGGAGGCCACGAAGACGGCGTCCATGTCCGGCGCCCGCTCCAAAAGGAGCTCCGCACCGGCCTCGCCGCCGGCCCGGCTGTAGTCGCCGGACGTGACGAGGCGTTCGTCCAGGTCGATGCCCGACTCGGTGAGCACCTCGCGGTAGCCCGCCAGGCGCTCGACACCGCCGGGGGTGTCGAGGGGACCGGTCACCATGCCCACCCGGCGCCGGCCGAGCGACACCAGATGGCGCACCATGTCCCGGGCGCCGTCCCGGTCGTCCGCGGCCACGTAACTGATCTTGGAGCCGACGCCGATGGGCTTGCCGCACATGACGAGCGGGACACCGGCGTCGCGCAGCTGCTCGGCCACCGGGTCACCGGAGTGGCTGGACACCAGCAGCACGCCGTCGACATGGCCCGCCGTGATGTACCGCGTGATGCGGCGCCGTTCGTCCTCGGTGCCCGCCAGCATCAGCAGCAACGGGATGTCGTGGGCCGCCAGTGCCTGCGTACAACCGCGCAGCAGGACGTTGAAGTTGGGGTCCTCGAAGAACCTCTCCTGCGGTTCGGTGAGCAGGAAGCCGATCGAGTCCGAGCGTCCGGTGATCAGCGAGCGGGCGTGCCGGTTCACGACGTAACCCGTTTTGCGGATGGCGGCGTTGACCGCTTCCTGTGCGGCGGGGCTCACATAGTGCCCGCCGTTCAGGACACGGGACACCGTCCCCCTGGAGACCCCGGCCTCGCGCGCGACGTCGTGGATCGTCGGCGGTCGGCGCCGGCCCCCCGATTGGCTCATGGTCACGACTTTACGGCTCCCGACAGCAGATCGAGACTCCAGAACCGCTGGACGACCAGGAAGAGCGCGACGAGCGGGATCACCGCGAGCAGTGCGCCGGTGATCACCAGCGTGTAGAGGGCCGGAGTGTTGGAGCCCTGTTCGAGGAGCGTGAACAGACCGAGGGTGATCGGGAACTTCTCGTCGTCGCTGAGCATG
This region of Streptomyces ortus genomic DNA includes:
- a CDS encoding LacI family DNA-binding transcriptional regulator; the protein is MTMSQSGGRRRPPTIHDVAREAGVSRGTVSRVLNGGHYVSPAAQEAVNAAIRKTGYVVNRHARSLITGRSDSIGFLLTEPQERFFEDPNFNVLLRGCTQALAAHDIPLLLMLAGTEDERRRITRYITAGHVDGVLLVSSHSGDPVAEQLRDAGVPLVMCGKPIGVGSKISYVAADDRDGARDMVRHLVSLGRRRVGMVTGPLDTPGGVERLAGYREVLTESGIDLDERLVTSGDYSRAGGEAGAELLLERAPDMDAVFVASDLMAQGVLSALHRAGRSVPGDVAVGGFDDSSAAVAASPQLTTIRQPYDRISSEMVRVLLAQIGGEDPAAVILPTELVKRRST